One Chitinophaga parva DNA segment encodes these proteins:
- a CDS encoding SGNH/GDSL hydrolase family protein yields MKKLLYAFGLGMASLSAQAQAPVKPFQAKDRVIFVGNSITEAGAYVSYVYLYYMTHFPGRPLVIMNGGVGGDRAAEIYRRLDYDIMAKHPNVLVLTFGMNDTGYFEFNQANADETARQRIAASAENYGKIEARLKAMPQVTKILMSSPPYDEISDLKGDVFKGKSKAMLKIAEFQEASAKKNNWGFVDLLRPLTAINERLLQENPASTGLGHDRIHPGNAGHLIMAAQFLKDQGLAGKPVADFSVDAAGKVAKAENCKISNVTHAAGKVSFDYLAESLPFPLDTVPRIFGNPQKQIDALQWIPFAEEFDKEMITVPGLEAGTYSLLMDGHKVGEWDAAAFAAGINLALQGETPEYKQAQSIMQLNIRRQELEARFRSYYWVQADFMDKRGLRLKDNAAALDSARAGTKTDVFLRFHEGTYETAIYPEMRAAWQHEIDTIIALVYKLNKPATHHIEIVKN; encoded by the coding sequence ATGAAAAAACTGTTGTATGCGTTTGGTCTGGGCATGGCTTCGCTCAGCGCGCAGGCCCAGGCTCCCGTAAAACCTTTCCAGGCCAAGGATCGCGTAATATTCGTGGGCAACAGCATCACGGAAGCCGGCGCTTATGTGTCTTACGTTTATCTCTATTACATGACCCACTTCCCGGGCCGCCCCCTCGTGATCATGAACGGGGGTGTAGGTGGCGACAGGGCTGCTGAAATATACCGCCGCCTTGATTATGATATTATGGCCAAGCACCCGAACGTGCTGGTCCTCACGTTTGGCATGAATGATACCGGTTATTTTGAATTTAACCAGGCCAATGCGGATGAAACAGCCAGGCAACGCATTGCTGCCTCCGCGGAAAACTATGGCAAAATAGAGGCGCGCCTGAAGGCAATGCCCCAGGTAACAAAGATCCTCATGTCGTCTCCGCCCTATGATGAAATATCTGATCTGAAAGGTGATGTGTTCAAGGGTAAATCCAAAGCCATGCTGAAGATCGCGGAGTTCCAGGAAGCATCTGCAAAGAAAAACAACTGGGGATTTGTAGACCTGCTGCGCCCCCTCACGGCCATCAACGAGCGCCTGCTGCAGGAGAACCCCGCATCTACCGGCCTTGGTCACGACCGTATTCACCCCGGTAATGCCGGCCACCTGATCATGGCCGCCCAGTTCCTGAAGGACCAGGGCCTGGCAGGCAAGCCCGTGGCGGATTTCAGCGTGGACGCTGCCGGTAAGGTAGCCAAAGCGGAAAACTGTAAGATCAGCAACGTAACACATGCAGCAGGCAAAGTAAGCTTTGATTATCTTGCGGAGTCGCTGCCTTTCCCGCTGGACACCGTGCCCCGCATTTTTGGCAACCCGCAGAAGCAGATCGATGCGCTGCAATGGATCCCGTTTGCGGAAGAATTTGACAAGGAAATGATCACCGTGCCGGGCCTGGAAGCAGGTACTTACTCCCTGCTGATGGACGGCCATAAAGTAGGGGAGTGGGATGCAGCGGCATTCGCAGCCGGCATTAACCTGGCATTGCAAGGTGAAACGCCGGAGTACAAACAGGCACAATCCATCATGCAGCTCAACATCCGTCGCCAGGAGCTGGAAGCCCGCTTCCGTTCTTACTACTGGGTGCAGGCGGATTTTATGGACAAGCGTGGCCTGCGCCTGAAGGATAACGCTGCCGCACTGGATAGCGCCCGCGCAGGTACTAAGACAGACGTGTTCCTCCGCTTCCACGAAGGCACGTATGAAACGGCTATCTACCCGGAAATGCGCGCCGCATGGCAGCATGAGATAGATACCATCATTGCCCTGGTGTATAAGCTGAACAAGCCGGCTACCCACCATATCGAGATCGTAAAAAACTGA